The genomic DNA GACTCGGTCGTGATAATAACGCCGTGTCTGGCCATGGTTCGCGACGATGCGCATTTTCTCGGCGAGGTCGCCGTCGTTCGTAAATATCGCTCCGCCGTCGCCGTAGCAGCCGAGGTTTTTCGACGGAAAGAACGACGTGCAGCCGATATCACCGACAGTTCCGGTCTTTGCCCGGCGGCCGTCGGCGAAGATATAGTCAGCTCCGATCGCCTGAGCGTTGTCCTCGATCACCGGAATTCCGTGTTTCGCCGCGACCGCCATTATCGGCTCCATATCACAGCTTTGCCCGAACATATGCACCGGCACGATCGCCTTGGTCCTCGGCGTGATTCCGGCTTCGACCGCTTCGGCGGTGACGTTGAATGTGCCTTCGTCGACATCGACCATCACCGGCGTCAGCCTTAGCAACGCGATCACCTCGGCCGTCGCGATGAACGTAAACGCCGGCACGATCACCTCATCGCCCGGTTCCAGCCCGAGCGCCATCATCGCTATCTGCAATGCGTCGGTGCCGTTAGCACACGGAATGACGTGCTCGATGCCCAGATATGCCTCGAGATTCTTCTGGAGATCCGCGACCTGCGGCCCGTTGATGAACTGCGTCGAACTCACGGTCCCGAGCACCGCCGCGTCTATCTCGTCCTTGATCTTTTCATATTGACCCTTGAGGTCAACCATTACGATCGGTTTCATAATTTCCTTGTCGTTGGTCCGCCGGTCCCGTGTTAGATTTTTCGGCCCGTGGCGAAAAGATCTTTGGGCTTTCTTCGAACAAACTGCGTCTTAATATAATAATAGTCTAGAGCCCCAAATTATGAGAGCCAAATTTCTTTTTTTATATGCAACGCTTTTCAGCATCTTGCTGTTGAGCATTTCTCATAATGCACAAGAGGTTCGGCGAATTACGTACAACAACGTAAGCATGGACGTTGTCATTGATAAGCCCGCCAACTACTTCGTCGATGTGCTAATTGCATATCCCGGAACGGTCGTATCTGACGCCAACATTCTTGAAGCGGCGAGGTTTATCCTGCAAAGAACGAAGGAAATCACAAATCGAACAGACATGATGATCGTCAGTGTGGCTTATCCTCAAGAGGGCCGGCTGATGGGCGATAATGTTCGCGAGGCAGAGGCGGCGTTGCTCTGGGTCAAGGAAAAAAGCAGAAAGGACCTGAAAAGAAAGGTAAGAAAGATCTTCCTGATCGGCCATTCTCAGGGCGGATATATCGTCACCAGACTGAACACGATGCATGCCACCGACGGCGTGATCGCAAATGCCCCGGGACCTTTGAATCTGGTCTACCGCTGCGGGCTCGAAGAAACCGGTCAGGCCCCGCAAAGCGCCGTTTGCAATCTGCTGAGACAGACCTACGGAACAACAACGGCAAACCCCGCAGCTTATATGGCACGATCGCTGCTGAACTTTACCGAGGGCCACCGATCTGACATCTTTTTCGTGCAGGGCTTGCAAGATTCGCCGATACAGCTTTTCTCATGGCCGACATTCAAGCAGCAAATGACCAACTGCACCACATGCCAAAACCGCCAATTCATCGAGATCCCCGGCGGCGGCCACACATCGCTATTCGACAGCCCCGAGGCGATCGCCGCTTACAACGCGTTCATAAACCGCTGATCGGGCTATTCCGGACAAAAAAGAGGCCCTTATTTCTATAAGAGCCTCTCTGAGACGCTTTACGATCTCAGATCCAAGTTTTCAGGTTCACACTAACCATTTAGGAACAGGACGTAACCGGGTCACCGCAGAAGTTTGAAGCCTTGATCCAGCCGACCTTCGTTTTGTATTTGACCTTTACCCAACCGCAGGTTAGATCGGTGATCAACACCTGGGTTTCAACGGCGAGCGTCCCGATCTTTCTCTTTGACCTGGCCGCTGCGTAAAGATCGGCGGGCTTGTTGTTTCGTCCGCTTGATCCCTTGATCTTGACCGCGATATTGGCCGAAACCCAACCGATGCCGTCAAACGATGAACCCCCATCTCGAAGGGCGCTGGCAATTTTCACCCAGCCGTTTGAAAATCCCTTTATTACAACCACAATAAACCCGGAATCTGCATCATTAGGGACCGTTTTTACTGTCGCTAAGATCTTACCTTTAGCATTTGGCTGATCTCGGATGTCCAGAGATCTTGGGGCTTTACCAGCTACGTAAGCATTGATAAATGCATCATCGCCACAACCGTCTTGCGCAAACAAATTAAGAGTTCCGCAAAAAGTTATCAACAAACCGCAGATCAAAGTTTTTACAATCATTTTTTCTCCTGTTGCCGTATTTTTGTCCATCTAAGGTAGATCATTTTGCCATTGTGTCCGGGGAATACCCCTCCAAATAATGTTTAAGAGCCAATGCCCTTTTCATGACCACTCCCTTGCGTGCATGAGCATTGAAAGAAATGTTCATCGTACCTTTCTCAAAAGAGTACATACTATCTATTAGCTTAAACTCGGCATTGCGATATAGGATCCAGCTTCGTTGGGATGAGATCAAGACGCTGCGTTCCTTTAAGGTCAATCTCCCCTGCAGTTCTTTATAAACCTTGTTTAGTTCCTTATCCCACAACTGTTCAGCTCTCGTGGCACAACGCGCTCCCCACCCTGCGGTGTCGTCTTTCTCAACACAAACGTCCAGAGCTGTTTCAAGACATGGTTTTTCTTCGTCGTTGGCCGCAGTTTTTGCTTGGCAAGCTTTCAAAGCATTGTCTAAAACAGCAGCCTCGTCGGATTGAGCCATGGCATAGCTGCCAAAAACAAGCATCAACGATGCGATTACCAATATATTTTTGATCATCTGATTTTTCTCCGTATTCTGAATCTAGGTTTTATCCTCATTTTCGAACAAACGCTGCGTCACTTTGCTCGTGGTGCGAGCTAAAGGTTTGGAGGCCCTTAGGACAGATCTGCTCCACTTATTTACAAAGCACGAAGCTCTATAATATCGGGCCGGCAGGCGTACCGAACACCTTAACTTCTGCAAGCATCAACTTCGCACTGGGACCTGTGATCTGCACCATCACATATCGGGCTCGTTTGCTGCCGGTAAATTTTAGTGGATATGTTTGGTCTTTCTTAAAAGTTTTCAATCCCAAAGAGAATTCTTCCCATTCGCCCGTCGCAGTTTTTGTCCAGATCCGAAAATCGGTCAGTGCCTCCGAACAACAATCCGTTCGGTTCCAGATCTGGATCTTGCTGACTTTGTGATCCGCTCCCAAATCCACCTTCCACCAGGGGTTCGCAGACATCCCAACAGCGGTGTGCGAAACCGATTTCCCCAAACCAATTGCCATCCGTGTTTCCGTCCACCGCCAGAGCCGCAAGTCCCTCCGTGGGACCAGAACCGCCCCCAATGTTGCTCGATTGTTCGGCGGGTTTTCGGAGGGCAACATTGACCTCCGGAGTGGGCGTCGGCGTCGGTATTGGTGTCGGTGTCGGTGTCGGTGTCGTCGTCTTTGTCGGTGCCGGAAAGACCATTGAGTATCCGCCATTACCTGAATGCTCGATTCGATAAAGGAGCCCGTCATTATTGATCAGCCACAATTCCTTGCCAACAGAAAATAGAAACTTCGCAGCACCCCATGCCGCCACAACCAAAGTTTTAACAGGTTGAGTAGTAGTAACAGTGCGGTAAAGTCCGGACGATTCAATACTGTAAAAATCACGATCATCGACATTAGTGCCCAAACGGGTACCTGTCAATAGATTAGCCGGACCACCGGCGACCGCCGCGCCAGTTGACGGATTGACTCCATAAATTTGTGAATAGCCAATTATG from Acidobacteriota bacterium includes the following:
- a CDS encoding DegT/DnrJ/EryC1/StrS family aminotransferase encodes the protein MKPIVMVDLKGQYEKIKDEIDAAVLGTVSSTQFINGPQVADLQKNLEAYLGIEHVIPCANGTDALQIAMMALGLEPGDEVIVPAFTFIATAEVIALLRLTPVMVDVDEGTFNVTAEAVEAGITPRTKAIVPVHMFGQSCDMEPIMAVAAKHGIPVIEDNAQAIGADYIFADGRRAKTGTVGDIGCTSFFPSKNLGCYGDGGAIFTNDGDLAEKMRIVANHGQTRRYYHDRVGVNSRLDSIQAAVLNVKLPHLDEYCDARRAVAERYDAAFADIDGVKTPAREPRSTHVFHQYTLRIADGRRDELNAFLAARDIPSMIYYPVPLYKQEAFKETADPNFTLPATERLCEQVLSLPIHTEMDRDTQDQIIAGVQEFFVGKTRSAR
- a CDS encoding DUF1311 domain-containing protein; translated protein: MIKNILVIASLMLVFGSYAMAQSDEAAVLDNALKACQAKTAANDEEKPCLETALDVCVEKDDTAGWGARCATRAEQLWDKELNKVYKELQGRLTLKERSVLISSQRSWILYRNAEFKLIDSMYSFEKGTMNISFNAHARKGVVMKRALALKHYLEGYSPDTMAK
- a CDS encoding alpha/beta fold hydrolase, whose translation is MRAKFLFLYATLFSILLLSISHNAQEVRRITYNNVSMDVVIDKPANYFVDVLIAYPGTVVSDANILEAARFILQRTKEITNRTDMMIVSVAYPQEGRLMGDNVREAEAALLWVKEKSRKDLKRKVRKIFLIGHSQGGYIVTRLNTMHATDGVIANAPGPLNLVYRCGLEETGQAPQSAVCNLLRQTYGTTTANPAAYMARSLLNFTEGHRSDIFFVQGLQDSPIQLFSWPTFKQQMTNCTTCQNRQFIEIPGGGHTSLFDSPEAIAAYNAFINR